GACACCTTGGCCGGGTCTTTGATGAAGGCGCGCACGTACTGAAAGAGCGCGTTGGTCACGTCGCCAGGCTCCGTCATCGTCTGACGGCCTGTGTAGAGCGCACCCATCTTCTTTTTGATGTCCTTGGCTGTGTCGGTCAAGAAGATGGCGTTGCCGAGGCTCTTGGACATCTTGTTCTTGCCGTCGGTGCCAACGAGGCGCCCCACCCGTCCGATGTGGGCGCGCGGGATCGGAAAGACGCCTCCTTGGCCGACGTGCTCTTCGTCTTTCGCTTGCGGGTCCACGCCCGCGTAGGTCCAGTTGAATCGCCGCGCGACCTCGCGGCACATCTCGATGTGCGCCGCCTGATCTTCACCCACCGGCACGAGCTCGGCGCGGAAGGCGAGGATGTCGGCGCACTGCCCGACGGCGTAGAGCGGAAACCCGAAGCTGTAGTGATCGCCGAGCTCCTTCTGTTCGATCTCGGTCTTGAGCGTCGGGTTTCGCATGACCCGGTTGAAGGGCAACAGCATCGCGAAGTACCACGACAGCTCGGCGATGGCCGGAACCTCGGTCTGTAGGACCAACGTGGAGCGCTCCGGATCAATGCCGGCGGCGAGCCAGTCTTTGACGATCTCGAGCGTGTCGCGGCGGATGTCCGCCGGCAGCTCCGACCGCGTCGTGAACGCGTGCATGTTCGCGAGCAAGAAGAAGCACTCGTAGTCGTCCTGGAGCTTGACGCGATTCTCGAGCGAGCCAACCCAGTGGCCCAGGTGAAGCCTCCCGGTGGGGGTGTCGCCGGTCAGGATGCGGGGACGACCGCTCGTGGCGGGCACGCGTTCGTTGCTCATCGGGAAGCTCGGGTCGGCGCGAGGGCGGTTATTCGGTGGGCAAGGCAGGAAAGCTTACGCGATTTCGAGGCAGCGGCGTCGTCCTCTCGGCAGGAGCGCGAAGGCGGCGCGAGACGCTCTCGCTCACACCGGCGTGGCGACGCCGACCTTCTTCGCCAGGGCGCGGATGGCGGGGACGTGCGCCTTCTTCAGGTGGTCATAGGCGTCGCGTTGTGCGGCCTCGTGGGCGCGGACGAAGGCCTGAAGGGCCGCGTGTGCCTCGCCGGCTGCGCGATGGGTCGCACCGTCGAGCCCGTGGAAGTCCTCGTGAATGTGCTTGCGCCGCTGAGTGGCGTCGAAGCTCGTGGCGTCAATGTCGGTCGTGAGCGTCGCGCCGAGGAGGCGGCGCGCATGCTCGACGTGGCTCCGGGCGAGCACAACGAATCGGGCGGCGTCGACGCGAGACACGGGGGCGATCGCCTTCTTCGGTCGCTCCAGGCAGGGATCTTTGCCGGCGGCACGAAGGAGGAGTGCCTTGCCTGCTCGGACGTGGGCGCGCGCGAGCTGAGCCCACGGTTCGAGCTCGGCCAGGTGCGGTCGCACCTTGGCGCGGTGCGCGGTCGCCCATGCGTCGAGCTCCGCCCGCTCCTCTTCGGCGCGGGGGTCGGCGAGGGCGGCGTGGGCGACGAACCTTTCGATGGCTGGCGTCGGCGACGAGAGCCCGGCATCGACAAGCACGTCGAGCAGCGGCAAGAGCTCACGATACGCGGCGCTCAAGACGAGCCGCCCGACGAGGGCCTCGACGACGTCGAGCGCGGCCGCGCGGCGCGCGTCCGGGTAGCGCATCGCAAACTGCATCGCCGGTCTCGCAACGAGGTCATTGAGCACGAGCGGGTTTGCGTACGCGGCATCGGCAACGACGTCGCCGATGGCGCGAAGGAGCGGCACCTGGCTGGCGCGCGGGGCCTTCTCGAGGCGCGCCACGAGGCGGCGGAGCACGGAGAGGTGGGCGCCGCTCTCGTCGGCGACCGGCGAGGTCATCCCCTCGACCAGCGCGAGCACGGCCTCCCGG
This genomic stretch from Myxococcales bacterium harbors:
- the trpS gene encoding tryptophan--tRNA ligase, which produces MPATSGRPRILTGDTPTGRLHLGHWVGSLENRVKLQDDYECFFLLANMHAFTTRSELPADIRRDTLEIVKDWLAAGIDPERSTLVLQTEVPAIAELSWYFAMLLPFNRVMRNPTLKTEIEQKELGDHYSFGFPLYAVGQCADILAFRAELVPVGEDQAAHIEMCREVARRFNWTYAGVDPQAKDEEHVGQGGVFPIPRAHIGRVGRLVGTDGKNKMSKSLGNAIFLTDTAKDIKKKMGALYTGRQTMTEPGDVTNALFQYVRAFIKDPAKVSELEDRYSRGDNIGDGHVKVEIAAAIDELLGPMRERRAALEGERGDATVLEIVRAHSAKANAVAEETLYLAKEAMKLDYGRRSLTFT